In Oligoflexia bacterium, the following are encoded in one genomic region:
- a CDS encoding radical SAM protein has protein sequence MPASIFNTSPTVIDTLRLSITGSCNLNCFYCKATGKNLDLTHNKQRITPSDVSKIVKMMGDLGVRKVLIKGGEPLLRKDAANFVKSSFAHKAIEDVRLFTNGTFLKAFGDALRKYGLRKVTLNLDSMHFAKFQKITGSDSLYRVLDGIEKVEKLNFTDIRINITLFDGINNDEIVQFARLIKDRRIHVCFMEYLPVNSEADAYKDRENRLGIVEAKKMIDSYQILTPISPLQNEDPVPTFIFKNSMGKISFVSKEFQQKSKLFPQLLLTQDGMLFDESDPNKRMDLLTELRKDPKSLKLRKAVEKFMTIKDEDDIEEVNVKATRKRKTASGARKTTSSKKSTSSKKAVKKLLTKSTAKKKTASSTKRKTTKSRSASISA, from the coding sequence ATGCCTGCAAGTATTTTTAATACCTCACCAACTGTTATTGACACCTTAAGATTATCAATTACTGGTTCATGCAATTTAAATTGTTTTTACTGCAAGGCAACTGGGAAGAACCTGGATTTAACACATAATAAACAAAGAATAACACCATCAGATGTAAGCAAAATTGTAAAAATGATGGGTGATTTGGGTGTACGCAAGGTTTTGATTAAAGGGGGAGAACCTCTGTTAAGAAAAGATGCGGCCAATTTTGTAAAATCGTCTTTTGCACACAAGGCCATAGAAGATGTTAGGCTGTTTACCAATGGAACTTTTTTAAAAGCTTTTGGCGATGCATTGAGAAAGTACGGTTTACGTAAAGTAACTTTAAATTTAGATAGTATGCATTTTGCAAAATTTCAAAAAATTACCGGAAGTGATTCCTTGTACAGAGTTTTGGACGGTATTGAAAAAGTAGAGAAATTAAATTTCACGGATATAAGAATTAATATTACTTTGTTTGATGGCATTAACAATGACGAAATAGTTCAATTTGCTAGGCTGATTAAGGATAGAAGAATTCATGTGTGTTTTATGGAATACTTGCCTGTCAATAGTGAAGCTGATGCTTATAAGGATAGAGAAAATAGATTGGGCATAGTTGAAGCAAAGAAGATGATAGATTCTTATCAGATTTTAACACCCATCAGTCCATTGCAAAATGAAGATCCGGTTCCAACCTTTATTTTTAAGAACTCAATGGGTAAAATTTCGTTTGTCAGTAAAGAATTTCAACAGAAATCAAAATTATTTCCACAACTATTATTGACTCAAGATGGGATGCTTTTTGATGAAAGTGATCCCAATAAGAGAATGGATCTATTAACTGAGCTAAGAAAAGACCCAAAAAGTTTGAAATTGCGTAAGGCAGTAGAAAAGTTTATGACTATAAAAGATGAAGATGATATTGAAGAAGTCAATGTTAAAGCCACTAGAAAAAGAAAAACAGCATCTGGTGCTAGAAAAACAACATCATCAAAAAAATCTACGTCTTCTAAGAAAGCTGTAAAAAAGCTTTTAACAAAGTCAACGGCCAAGAAAAAAACAGCTTCTTCAACAAAGCGCAAAACAACAAAGTCTAGATCAGCGTCTATTAGTGCGTAA
- a CDS encoding twin-arginine translocase TatA/TatE family subunit — protein sequence MFGIGTWEVLCILILALMFYGPEQLPEIARKVAYVFKHFKKMTHEVKTVLQKEFAQIEREVQLKEMKQQIEEMRSSSTQVLDDVKNEIDSIKHDVEQVSSEKKDAGKKGKI from the coding sequence ATGTTTGGTATAGGGACGTGGGAAGTTCTTTGTATTCTGATTTTAGCATTAATGTTTTATGGACCGGAACAGTTGCCTGAAATAGCCAGAAAAGTAGCTTATGTTTTTAAGCATTTTAAAAAAATGACCCACGAGGTTAAAACTGTTTTACAAAAAGAGTTTGCTCAAATTGAAAGAGAAGTGCAACTTAAAGAAATGAAGCAGCAGATAGAAGAGATGCGCAGCAGTTCAACGCAAGTATTGGACGATGTAAAAAACGAAATTGATTCTATTAAACATGATGTTGAGCAAGTGAGTTCAGAGAAAAAAGATGCCGGTAAAAAGGGTAAAATATGA
- the tatC gene encoding twin-arginine translocase subunit TatC, protein MSEEKASMTFLEHLAELRSRLIKSVIFLLLATIVSYLFSKPLFRYLRIPFDQAYISVYGVTPNLQNISLIEGFMVYIKVAVLSGVFFSFPFILYQILGFVLPALNPQEKKFLYPGIVLVSLFFIGGAIFGYWFVFPKSFEFLLSETAGELVEQNIRMQDYFKFSSMLLLGFGVAFELPLLVFFLVAIGVISSKQLLKSWKGALILVLILSAILTPADVSSMILMAVPLYIIYLLMSCVCLLLFPSKSK, encoded by the coding sequence ATGAGTGAAGAAAAAGCATCAATGACATTTTTGGAACACCTTGCAGAATTAAGATCACGGTTAATCAAAAGCGTTATTTTTTTATTGTTGGCGACAATAGTTTCATATTTATTTTCAAAACCACTATTTAGATATTTGCGCATTCCCTTTGATCAAGCTTATATCAGTGTATATGGGGTTACACCCAATTTGCAAAACATTAGTTTAATTGAAGGTTTTATGGTTTATATTAAAGTTGCGGTGTTGTCCGGCGTCTTTTTTTCTTTTCCATTTATTCTGTACCAAATTTTAGGTTTTGTTTTACCTGCCTTAAATCCACAAGAAAAAAAATTTTTGTATCCTGGTATAGTTTTAGTTAGTCTTTTTTTTATTGGTGGGGCAATTTTTGGCTATTGGTTTGTTTTTCCAAAAAGTTTTGAGTTTTTATTGAGCGAGACAGCAGGTGAATTGGTTGAGCAAAATATTCGTATGCAAGATTATTTTAAATTTTCATCCATGTTATTGTTAGGTTTTGGTGTGGCATTTGAATTGCCTTTGTTGGTCTTTTTTTTGGTAGCCATTGGTGTAATTTCTTCCAAACAATTATTAAAGAGCTGGAAAGGTGCTTTAATTTTAGTTTTAATTTTGTCGGCAATATTAACGCCAGCAGATGTCAGTTCAATGATTTTAATGGCAGTGCCTTTGTATATTATTTACCTTTTGATGAGTTGTGTTTGTTTGCTGTTATTTCCTTCAAAAAGTAAGTAA
- a CDS encoding serine protease, which translates to MMFRVCLIFLLLVGYSLSAQDLKDSDFLKIRSAVFEVVRPFSLEFKNIQYDTKINYSQLPHAIRNKKYQSFGTAFAIDKKTIVSAAHVFDLHLKKTFLKDIRLRDKNDNLYEIDQVLQYDQRKDYIVFNLKSYPKDMQFLDVSEKSKVGQTVFSIGNALGQGVVERKGRITSYTDEEYKGDFKYIRFTAPASPGNSGGPLVDLNAKVVGIVIGKSANENLNYSVPIELLKKDKTKMAQFYDRKLVESDDAEEFFSVWEYKEKLPQKFLAFSDKSSQAYLNGIVERRKVFEDKFKNNIFPHDKTLKPLLHAQRTGAWFLELKKTEAKEWIIADYKDFESLEYSKGKNIIYKVAGNSYQDIRGEVYVDKPDNLSLEQFIQKPKLYFDIILKTLRPYVTVAEQKLHIVSVGEPMQTDQWQDSYGRNWTSSAFLIEPFEAVIHTHCLPIPKGVTCELRSNPYWLSDLELFYYKIKAPKLVLGYYGDLNNWDDFLALPKNMLPKSLSALKINRKKPASIEDLSGNLKLVMPFALDENATIDIGNSHALDLSQEKIAVIMVDPKKDNTPSVYVKRMYEPHPENKKEDKEGLQKVFARKGGDDGQVHVDEDGYYQRLLIDEKANPKSILRYQCYLTRAKSKKSFKKSCDKILQLNQ; encoded by the coding sequence ATGATGTTTAGAGTATGTTTAATTTTTCTTTTGTTGGTGGGTTACAGTTTATCTGCTCAAGACCTTAAAGACAGTGATTTTTTAAAAATTAGAAGTGCTGTTTTTGAAGTGGTCAGGCCGTTTAGTCTTGAGTTTAAAAATATTCAATATGATACAAAAATAAATTACAGTCAGTTACCGCATGCAATTAGAAATAAGAAATATCAAAGTTTTGGAACCGCGTTTGCGATTGACAAAAAAACAATTGTGTCTGCTGCACATGTGTTTGATTTGCACCTGAAAAAAACATTTTTAAAAGATATAAGGCTGCGCGACAAGAATGATAATTTATATGAAATTGATCAAGTCTTGCAATATGATCAACGTAAAGACTATATTGTATTTAATCTAAAGTCATATCCCAAAGATATGCAGTTTTTGGATGTTTCAGAAAAAAGCAAAGTTGGGCAAACAGTATTTTCTATTGGCAATGCTTTAGGTCAGGGAGTAGTGGAAAGAAAAGGTAGGATTACGTCATACACAGATGAAGAATACAAAGGAGATTTTAAATATATTCGCTTTACAGCGCCAGCTTCTCCGGGGAACAGTGGCGGGCCCTTAGTTGATTTGAATGCTAAAGTGGTGGGTATTGTTATTGGTAAATCAGCAAATGAAAATTTAAACTATTCAGTCCCTATTGAATTGTTAAAAAAAGACAAGACTAAAATGGCTCAGTTTTATGATAGAAAGTTGGTTGAAAGTGATGATGCAGAAGAGTTTTTTAGTGTTTGGGAGTATAAAGAGAAACTACCGCAAAAGTTTTTAGCTTTTTCTGATAAATCAAGTCAAGCCTATTTAAATGGTATTGTAGAGCGTAGGAAAGTTTTTGAGGATAAATTTAAAAATAACATTTTTCCTCATGATAAAACACTTAAACCTTTGTTGCATGCTCAACGCACGGGCGCGTGGTTTTTAGAACTGAAAAAAACAGAAGCAAAAGAGTGGATTATTGCGGACTATAAAGATTTTGAATCTTTAGAGTATAGCAAGGGGAAAAACATTATTTATAAAGTTGCGGGTAATAGCTATCAAGATATCAGAGGTGAAGTGTATGTAGATAAGCCAGACAATCTTAGTTTGGAACAGTTTATCCAAAAGCCTAAGCTTTATTTTGATATTATTTTAAAAACATTAAGGCCTTATGTGACGGTTGCTGAACAAAAGCTTCACATTGTAAGTGTAGGTGAGCCCATGCAGACTGATCAATGGCAAGATTCTTATGGTAGAAATTGGACGTCCTCTGCTTTTTTAATTGAACCATTTGAAGCTGTAATTCATACCCATTGTTTACCTATTCCAAAAGGTGTGACATGTGAATTAAGGTCAAATCCTTATTGGTTATCAGATTTAGAATTGTTTTATTATAAAATAAAAGCACCTAAACTGGTCTTAGGCTATTATGGTGATTTGAATAATTGGGATGACTTTTTAGCTTTGCCAAAAAATATGTTGCCCAAGTCATTAAGCGCATTAAAAATAAATCGAAAAAAACCTGCTAGTATTGAGGATTTAAGTGGGAATTTAAAGTTAGTGATGCCCTTTGCCTTGGATGAAAACGCAACAATTGATATTGGAAATTCACATGCACTAGATTTAAGTCAGGAAAAAATTGCAGTTATTATGGTTGACCCAAAAAAAGATAACACGCCTTCTGTTTATGTAAAACGTATGTATGAGCCTCATCCTGAAAATAAGAAAGAAGATAAAGAGGGTTTACAAAAGGTTTTTGCAAGAAAAGGTGGCGATGACGGTCAGGTTCATGTTGATGAAGATGGCTATTATCAGAGACTATTAATTGATGAAAAGGCTAATCCAAAAAGCATACTTCGTTATCAATGCTATTTAACCCGGGCTAAAAGTAAGAAAAGCTTTAAAAAATCTTGCGATAAAATTTTACAGCTTAATCAATAA
- a CDS encoding serine protein kinase → MQDQPYSDLLQWIDDHHDIDKFHKEHWQGSFAQYLNMVEDNPRLCRTAYQRIYDMILSYGYESYVDGKKNITKYHFFSDPIDDGKDAVFGLDIPLMKLVNVFKSAALGLGPEKRVLLLHGPVGSSKSTIVRMIKKGLEAYSKTPEGALYTFAWKIDPNEIPNILADTDTMLDPMHADPMLLIPQEFRAQVFEKIAEKHPEYDTIQIKGDVCPASRQVYQELMDHYEGNWSKVMQHVVVKRMILSEKDRVGIGTFQPKDEKNQDSTELTGDINYRLIAKYGSDSDPRAFNFDGEFNVANRGMVEFVEVLKLDVAFLYDLLGASQEHKIKPKKFPQTDIDEVIIGHTNEPEYRKLQSNEFMEALRDRTIKIDIPYITKLSEEMKIYQKDYNQKSLKDKHIAPHTLEMAAMWAILTRLEQPKKSNLSLLQKLKLYDGKAIPGYTEDNIRELRKEAVREGLDGVSPRYVQDKISNTLVNDDQKTYINPFMVLKELESGLKRHSLISNEEDRKHYSELINVVKEEYADIVKAEVQRALSTDDGALSKLCANYIDHVKAYTQNEKVKNSYTGSRGEPDERLMRSIEEKIDIPESRKDDFRREIMNYIGALSLDGKKFDYKTNDRLNKALELKLFEDQKDSIKLTSLVSSVVDDETQKKIDVVKKRLINHYGYNEDSASDVLQFVASIFARGDVKSKQ, encoded by the coding sequence ATGCAAGATCAACCTTATTCAGATCTTTTACAATGGATTGATGATCATCATGATATCGATAAATTTCATAAAGAGCATTGGCAAGGCAGCTTTGCGCAATACTTGAATATGGTTGAGGATAATCCAAGGTTATGTCGTACTGCATACCAGCGTATTTACGATATGATTTTATCCTATGGTTATGAAAGTTATGTAGATGGTAAAAAAAACATTACCAAATACCATTTTTTTTCTGATCCAATTGATGATGGCAAGGACGCAGTATTTGGTTTGGATATTCCTTTAATGAAGTTGGTCAATGTTTTTAAAAGTGCGGCATTGGGTTTAGGGCCTGAAAAGAGGGTGTTGTTATTGCATGGACCAGTAGGGTCATCAAAATCAACCATTGTTAGAATGATCAAGAAAGGTTTAGAGGCTTACAGTAAAACGCCAGAAGGTGCCTTGTACACCTTTGCCTGGAAGATAGATCCCAATGAAATTCCCAATATTCTTGCTGATACAGATACCATGCTAGATCCCATGCATGCTGATCCAATGTTGTTAATACCACAAGAGTTTAGAGCACAGGTGTTTGAAAAAATTGCAGAAAAACATCCTGAGTACGATACCATTCAAATTAAAGGTGATGTTTGCCCAGCGTCACGGCAAGTCTACCAAGAATTGATGGACCATTATGAAGGCAATTGGAGTAAAGTCATGCAGCATGTGGTGGTTAAGCGTATGATTTTATCGGAAAAAGACCGGGTAGGGATTGGAACATTTCAGCCTAAAGATGAAAAAAACCAAGACTCAACTGAATTAACGGGTGATATCAATTATCGCTTGATTGCAAAATATGGTTCTGATTCTGATCCAAGAGCTTTTAACTTTGATGGTGAATTCAATGTAGCCAACCGCGGTATGGTTGAGTTTGTTGAGGTGTTAAAATTAGATGTTGCCTTTTTGTATGATTTATTGGGAGCCTCACAAGAACATAAAATTAAGCCCAAAAAATTCCCACAAACTGATATTGATGAAGTGATTATTGGCCATACCAACGAGCCTGAATACAGAAAACTACAAAGCAATGAGTTTATGGAAGCTCTGCGTGATAGAACCATTAAAATTGATATCCCTTATATTACCAAGCTATCTGAAGAAATGAAGATCTATCAAAAAGATTACAATCAAAAAAGTTTAAAAGACAAACATATTGCGCCACATACTTTAGAAATGGCGGCCATGTGGGCCATTTTAACGCGCTTAGAACAACCTAAAAAATCAAACTTGAGTTTATTACAAAAACTGAAGTTGTATGATGGCAAAGCCATTCCTGGATATACGGAAGATAACATCAGAGAGTTGAGAAAAGAAGCAGTAAGAGAAGGGTTGGATGGTGTATCCCCAAGGTATGTTCAAGATAAAATATCCAACACTTTGGTGAATGATGACCAAAAAACCTATATCAATCCATTCATGGTTTTAAAAGAGTTAGAGAGCGGCCTTAAACGGCACTCCTTGATATCCAATGAAGAAGATAGAAAGCATTACAGTGAGTTGATTAATGTTGTTAAAGAAGAATATGCAGATATTGTCAAAGCAGAAGTGCAAAGAGCTTTAAGCACTGACGATGGCGCATTATCAAAATTATGTGCCAACTATATAGATCATGTTAAAGCTTACACCCAAAATGAAAAGGTGAAAAACAGTTATACAGGATCAAGAGGTGAACCTGATGAACGACTGATGCGGTCCATTGAAGAAAAAATAGATATTCCAGAATCACGCAAAGATGATTTTAGACGAGAGATCATGAACTACATTGGTGCATTGTCGTTGGATGGTAAAAAATTTGATTACAAAACCAATGATAGGTTGAACAAAGCTTTGGAATTAAAGCTGTTTGAGGATCAAAAAGACAGCATCAAGTTAACCAGCTTGGTGTCTTCTGTTGTAGATGATGAAACTCAGAAAAAAATTGATGTGGTTAAAAAACGTTTGATTAATCATTATGGTTACAATGAAGATAGTGCCAGTGATGTTTTACAGTTTGTTGCGTCTATTTTTGCCAGAGGAGATGTTAAATCAAAACAATGA
- a CDS encoding DUF444 family protein: MALKIHSDHNRFKEIVRGKIKQNLKQYIAKGEMIGRKGKDIISIPIPRINIPRFVHDPNQQKGQGQGEGQGKAGSSGQQGGQKQKGQGQKAGETPGEHVLEVDISIDELAQILSEELELPNIDEKGAKKRIETLKHNYASINKNGPNSLKHFKRTYKEALKRQIASGTYQENSPLIVPIKEDFRYKSWKEKVIPSTNALIIYIMDVSGSMGQDQKDIVRTESFWIDTWLGTQYKDLEKKYIIHDAKAKEVDEHTFYHTRESGGTIISSAYNLCEQLILQDYSPFEWNIYVFHFSDGDNWSSEDTQKCMDKLQNSLLPMVNLFCYGQVDSQYGSGQFIKDLRQIKNFDNLLSSQIPNKDAIMKSIKTFLGKGK, translated from the coding sequence ATGGCGTTGAAGATTCATTCGGATCACAATCGTTTCAAAGAAATTGTAAGAGGTAAAATTAAACAAAACCTCAAACAATATATTGCCAAGGGTGAAATGATTGGCAGAAAAGGCAAAGATATCATTTCTATTCCTATTCCTAGAATTAATATTCCAAGGTTTGTCCATGATCCAAACCAACAAAAAGGTCAGGGTCAAGGAGAGGGACAAGGTAAGGCGGGCTCTTCTGGCCAACAAGGTGGACAAAAACAAAAAGGTCAGGGTCAAAAGGCTGGAGAAACACCGGGTGAACATGTTTTAGAAGTGGATATTAGCATTGATGAGCTAGCGCAAATTTTATCGGAAGAATTGGAGCTGCCTAACATTGATGAAAAAGGGGCAAAAAAACGTATAGAAACCTTGAAACATAATTATGCCAGCATCAATAAAAATGGTCCCAACTCACTTAAACATTTTAAAAGAACTTACAAAGAAGCATTAAAACGACAAATTGCATCAGGTACCTACCAAGAAAACAGTCCTTTGATTGTGCCAATTAAAGAAGATTTTAGATATAAAAGTTGGAAAGAAAAAGTCATTCCAAGTACTAACGCGTTGATTATCTACATTATGGATGTTTCTGGATCTATGGGACAGGATCAAAAAGATATTGTAAGAACGGAAAGTTTTTGGATTGATACTTGGTTAGGTACCCAATACAAAGACTTAGAAAAAAAATATATTATTCATGATGCTAAAGCTAAGGAAGTGGATGAACATACATTTTATCATACACGCGAATCTGGAGGGACCATTATATCTTCGGCATACAATTTATGTGAACAATTGATTTTACAAGATTATTCACCCTTTGAATGGAATATTTATGTATTTCATTTTTCTGATGGAGACAATTGGTCCAGTGAAGACACACAAAAATGTATGGATAAGCTGCAAAATAGTCTTTTGCCTATGGTAAATTTGTTTTGTTATGGTCAAGTGGATTCACAATATGGATCTGGGCAGTTTATTAAAGATTTAAGACAGATTAAAAATTTTGATAATTTACTGAGCTCGCAAATTCCCAATAAAGATGCCATTATGAAATCCATTAAAACGTTTTTAGGTAAGGGAAAATAA
- a CDS encoding SpoVR family protein — MANLNVELTKIKENIEDLAKSYGLDFCKTVFQMLDYDQLNQVASYGGFPVRYPHWSFGMTYEELSKGYTYGVSKIYELVINNDPCIAYLMKSNSLLDQKLVMAHVYGHADFFKNNQWFSKTNRKMVDEMANHATRIRRYIDKYGFDEVEQFIDVCKSLDNLIDIHLPFKNHGSANFKLPREHLKRSKKEKSVYKQRDVIGYLAINGKLKDWQSEIMMMLREEAYYFAPQAQTKIMNEGWASYWHSKMMTQHILKDAEIIEYADHHAGTMAAAKGQMNPYKLGIELFRDIENRWNKGKFGKDYEECNSLQEKNSWNKDLGLGREKIFEVRRVHNDVNFIENFMTMEFCQQHKLFMFAENHEDKSYNELKEAFDKFKQQFVVQLSSIHGPPIYIVDENDKSEQLFLEHQHEGVDLKQDWAKETLKNIFLCWGKPVSLLTVVSEKETRIYFDGKSFEYQQ; from the coding sequence ATGGCCAATTTAAATGTTGAGCTGACCAAGATTAAAGAAAATATTGAAGATTTAGCCAAATCCTATGGATTAGATTTTTGTAAGACTGTTTTTCAGATGCTTGATTATGATCAGCTTAATCAAGTAGCTTCCTATGGGGGCTTTCCTGTGCGTTATCCCCATTGGTCATTTGGTATGACCTATGAAGAACTTTCCAAAGGCTATACTTATGGCGTTTCAAAAATTTATGAGCTGGTGATTAACAATGATCCTTGTATTGCTTATTTAATGAAATCCAATTCTCTTTTAGATCAAAAATTGGTGATGGCACATGTTTATGGTCACGCAGATTTTTTTAAAAATAATCAGTGGTTTAGTAAAACCAACAGAAAAATGGTGGATGAAATGGCCAACCATGCTACTAGAATTAGGCGTTACATTGATAAATATGGATTTGATGAAGTAGAGCAATTTATAGATGTATGTAAGTCTTTGGATAATCTTATTGATATTCATTTGCCATTTAAAAATCATGGTAGTGCAAATTTTAAATTACCAAGAGAACATCTAAAGCGAAGTAAAAAAGAAAAATCAGTATACAAACAAAGAGATGTTATAGGTTATCTAGCTATAAACGGTAAATTAAAAGATTGGCAAAGTGAGATCATGATGATGTTACGAGAAGAAGCCTACTATTTTGCACCTCAGGCACAAACAAAAATCATGAATGAAGGTTGGGCAAGTTATTGGCATTCAAAAATGATGACACAACATATTTTAAAAGATGCAGAAATTATTGAATATGCTGATCATCATGCTGGAACCATGGCTGCAGCTAAAGGGCAGATGAATCCCTATAAATTAGGCATAGAACTTTTTAGAGATATAGAAAACAGATGGAACAAAGGCAAGTTTGGCAAAGATTATGAAGAGTGTAATTCTTTGCAAGAAAAAAACAGTTGGAACAAAGATTTAGGGCTTGGGAGAGAAAAAATTTTTGAAGTCAGACGTGTTCATAATGATGTTAATTTTATTGAAAATTTTATGACCATGGAATTTTGTCAACAACATAAACTGTTTATGTTTGCAGAAAATCATGAAGATAAAAGTTATAATGAACTAAAAGAAGCTTTTGATAAATTTAAACAACAGTTTGTTGTTCAGTTGAGTAGCATCCATGGTCCACCCATCTATATTGTTGATGAAAATGATAAAAGCGAACAACTTTTTTTAGAGCATCAGCATGAAGGAGTTGATTTAAAACAAGATTGGGCAAAAGAAACCCTAAAAAATATCTTTTTATGTTGGGGTAAACCAGTTTCTTTGTTAACTGTAGTCAGTGAGAAAGAAACTAGGATTTATTTTGATGGAAAAAGTTTTGAATATCAGCAGTAA
- the rimI gene encoding ribosomal protein S18-alanine N-acetyltransferase → MQESVVHVQFKKQQVDAIKKNILQLLKESGFLKNSQDQNLIEQKHVHCFSIVNQQQALAYVVISILDDEAEIFYIYVLPKNRQQGYGQRVLQKACDYCKTLKVKKIFLELRQSNDKAYKLYLKNGFVDLLCRKNYYADGEDARVMQRYL, encoded by the coding sequence ATGCAAGAGAGTGTAGTTCATGTTCAATTTAAAAAACAGCAAGTTGATGCGATAAAAAAAAATATTTTACAGCTGCTTAAAGAAAGTGGTTTTTTAAAAAACTCACAAGATCAAAATTTAATTGAGCAGAAGCATGTTCATTGTTTTTCAATAGTTAATCAGCAGCAGGCTCTAGCATATGTTGTAATCAGTATTCTTGATGATGAAGCAGAGATATTTTACATTTATGTGTTACCGAAAAACAGACAACAGGGTTATGGTCAAAGGGTGTTACAAAAGGCTTGTGACTATTGTAAAACGTTGAAGGTTAAAAAAATATTTTTAGAACTGAGACAAAGCAATGATAAGGCTTATAAGTTATATCTTAAAAATGGCTTTGTTGATCTATTGTGCAGAAAAAATTATTATGCAGACGGCGAGGATGCCAGAGTAATGCAGCGCTACCTATAA
- a CDS encoding OmpA family protein — MKRFLLFALVFLINFPVLALDVQRFNPTTDQYEGFTNFGTSTLKSGAFHIALFVNHVDDPLEFNSIGSNTQIAPIVAEFNTVNLTPQIGILDWLSVGASLPFNLMTSVRSDIPNFTQEEDYSLGDAQVYFKMRIMDNKKSPIGLAFIPTASIPLDDNVQDHFNDLDYSFGAKLALDTWLNNKNYLALNVGGSYRMQDEDVLTILQASHDLDLGISYVHHFSEKKRADIFAEVTGRTELSDPFASGQRSPVEALLGLRFRMLDNKLTTFLGGGRGVTNGYSSPDYRIFAGIQFSHRKDQEKPKPAPEPEEKPKEIPNIAQIYIKVFDENKDPLSATILVRDPNGDLAARADSTELRKNLKPADYDVYVEKTGYTYAQKTVTLNQGKRANQTIILGKVKKKGQKIEYLGKILFDFNKANLQQQSYQILDNVVDVLQRHQEVNKVRVEAHTDSKGSELYNLNLSKARAKSVMDYLVSAGVSPERLISVGLGESQPIDTNDTEEGRANNRRVEFTILESKDNAVRVKR; from the coding sequence TTGAAACGTTTTTTGCTTTTTGCTTTGGTTTTTCTTATCAATTTCCCTGTTCTTGCGCTTGATGTACAAAGGTTTAACCCCACCACGGATCAATACGAAGGCTTTACCAATTTTGGTACCAGTACATTAAAGTCTGGAGCTTTTCACATTGCCTTATTTGTTAACCATGTTGATGATCCGCTAGAGTTTAATAGCATTGGTTCCAACACTCAGATTGCGCCCATTGTTGCAGAATTCAATACTGTTAATCTTACCCCACAAATTGGTATCTTGGATTGGCTAAGTGTTGGGGCCAGCTTACCATTTAATTTAATGACCTCTGTCCGCAGTGACATCCCAAACTTCACCCAAGAAGAAGATTATTCTTTGGGTGATGCTCAAGTCTATTTTAAAATGCGTATTATGGACAACAAAAAAAGTCCTATTGGTCTTGCTTTTATTCCTACAGCCAGTATTCCGCTTGATGACAATGTTCAAGACCACTTCAATGATTTGGATTATAGCTTTGGAGCCAAGCTTGCCCTAGACACTTGGCTGAATAATAAAAATTATTTAGCTTTGAATGTTGGCGGCTCATACCGCATGCAAGATGAAGACGTTCTGACCATTCTGCAAGCCAGCCATGACCTTGATCTTGGTATAAGTTATGTTCATCATTTTTCTGAAAAAAAAAGAGCGGATATTTTTGCTGAAGTCACGGGCAGAACTGAATTATCTGACCCTTTTGCTTCTGGACAACGATCCCCTGTGGAAGCTTTATTAGGCTTAAGATTTAGAATGCTAGACAATAAACTGACCACATTTTTAGGCGGTGGCAGAGGTGTCACCAATGGTTACTCTTCTCCTGACTATCGTATTTTTGCAGGGATTCAATTCTCGCATAGAAAAGATCAAGAGAAACCAAAGCCTGCTCCTGAGCCTGAAGAAAAACCCAAAGAAATTCCCAATATTGCTCAAATCTACATTAAAGTTTTTGATGAAAATAAAGATCCCCTTTCAGCAACTATTCTTGTTCGTGATCCCAATGGAGACCTTGCCGCTAGAGCTGATTCTACTGAACTACGTAAAAACTTAAAACCTGCAGACTATGATGTCTATGTTGAAAAAACTGGATACACCTATGCGCAAAAAACCGTTACACTCAATCAGGGTAAACGCGCCAACCAAACAATTATTCTGGGCAAGGTAAAAAAGAAAGGCCAAAAAATAGAATACTTGGGTAAAATTCTGTTTGATTTTAACAAAGCAAACTTACAACAACAGTCCTATCAAATTTTAGATAATGTTGTAGATGTTTTACAACGCCACCAAGAAGTAAACAAAGTTAGAGTTGAAGCGCATACCGATAGCAAAGGCAGTGAGCTCTATAACCTAAATCTTTCAAAAGCCAGAGCAAAATCAGTTATGGATTACTTGGTTTCTGCTGGTGTAAGCCCTGAACGTTTGATCTCAGTTGGTCTTGGTGAAAGCCAACCCATTGACACCAATGATACAGAAGAAGGTAGAGCCAACAATAGACGGGTAGAGTTTACCATTCTTGAGTCCAAAGATAATGCTGTACGTGTCAAGCGCTAA